One window from the genome of Poecilia reticulata strain Guanapo linkage group LG9, Guppy_female_1.0+MT, whole genome shotgun sequence encodes:
- the asphd2 gene encoding aspartate beta-hydroxylase domain-containing protein 2 — protein MEWSLESVREMVAGGMQSVRECEICAFAIAMCVLLLFMWYCYRVGREHGTSPLRGRYLSGTSRIGGVVGGFMSSDCRGRGKGKHGSLLEEQNGFAFCQSSECFRCTSAGESLNQRLYHSLQEYAKRYTWSGMGRVHKGVRDQGRYLNSRPTIQRPEVFFLPDLPSAPFFSREVQRHDVELLEQSFPALLAEFESIYHQPPARSGSSLPPGWKANSTPRGQWWTYYLVNQGTPLVLNVRRCPRAWRVLGQLRTFIANNVFGNACFSVLTPGALITEHYGPTNVRLRCHLGLRVPPSCELVVGGEPQCWSEGSCLLFDDSFLHRAFHDGNPEDGPRVVFMVDLWHPNVAAAERQALDYIFTPGRLEDREGK, from the exons ATGGAGTGGTCGCTGGAGAGCGTGAGGGAGATGGTGGCCGGCGGGATGCAGTCTGTGAGGGAATGCGAGATCTGTGCGTTCGCCATAGCCatgtgtgtgctgctgctgttcatgtGGTACTGCTACAGAGTGGGCCGCGAGCACGGCACCAGCCCCTTGCGAGGGAGGTACCTGAGCGGGACCAGCCGGATCGGAGGGGTCGTCGGGGGTTTCATGAGCTCAGACTGTCGGGGCAGGGGCAAAGGGAAGCACGGGTCACTCCTGGAAGAGCAGAACGGCTTCGCCTTCTGCCAGTCGTCCGAGTGCTTCCGATGCACCAGCGCCGGCGAGAGCCTGAACCAGAGGCTCTACCACAGCCTTCAGGAATACGCCAAGCGCTACACCTGGTCCGGCATGGGCCGCGTGCACAAAGGAGTCCGCGACCAAGGCCGCTACCTCAACAGCCGGCCAACTATCCAGCGGCCGGAGGTCTTCTTCCTCCCCGACCTGCCCTCAGCGCCATTCTTCTCCAGAGAAGTGCAGAGACACGACgtggagctgctggagcagaGCTTCCCCGCCCTTCTGGCCGAGTTTGAGAGCATCTACCACCAGCCCCCGGCCCGCAGCGGCTCTTCCCTCCCACCTGGCTGGAAGGCTAACAGCACCCCTCGCGGTCAGTGGTGGACTTACTACCTGGTGAACCAAGGCACCCCTTTGGTCCTTAACGTCAGGAGATGTCCACGCGCGTGGCGGGTGCTGGGCCAGCTGCGCACCTTCATCGCCAACAATGTCTTCGGAAATGCCTGCTTCTCCGTGCTGACGCCCGGAGCTCTCATTACGGAACATTACGGTCCAACAAATGTCAGGCTGCGCTGCCACCTGG GTCTCAGAGTGCCTCCGTCCTGTGAGCTGGTGGTTGGTGGAGAGCCACAGTGCTGGTCTGAGGGCAGCTGTCTACTTTTTGACGACTCTTTCCTCCACAGGGCTTTCCACGATG GCAACCCAGAGGACGGCCCCAGGGTGGTGTTCATGGTGGACCTGTGGCATCCCAATGTGGCTGCTGCTGAGAGACAAGCTTTGGATTACATTTTCACCCCGGGCCGCTTAGAGGACAGGGAAGGGAAATAG